From Acidobacteriota bacterium:
GGTGGCGTTACAACCGAAGACCTTCGATACCCTTTTACTGCTGGTCGAACATCGCGGACAGGTGCTTGAGAAAAATGAAATCATGGACAAGGTCTGGCCTGACACGATAGTCGAAGAGTCCAATCTCACCCAAAACATTTACATCCTGAGGAAGATTCTCGCTGACCCTGCCAGCGAGCATAAATACATAGAAACCCTTCCGAGACGGGGTTACCGGTTTATCGCTAGTGTGGAGGAAGTCTGGAATGAAGAGGCCGGCCTGCTTGTCGAAGAACACACCAAATCCACCATTGTCATTGAAGAGGAACAAGACGAGGTCAGGAAAGAAATAGAGAATCAGAGTGACGGCGCAGAAGAGGCTATCCTTGCCGCCCCCGAATCTGGTCGCTCAGTATGGCGCCAAAAAATGTTGGTAGCTACCTGTGTTGTGATCGGGCTGGTAATCGTGGCTTTCTGCCTGTGGATGTTGAGTAAGTCAAAACAGCCTGCAGGTTTACAGGTTCAATCAATCGCCGTACTTCCATTCAACTCGCTGACTGCGGATAGCCGGGATGAATACCTCGGGCTAGGACTGGCTGATGCCTTGATAACCCGTCTGGGCAATGTCAGGCAAATTACTGTGCGGCCAACCAGTGCCGTGCGCAAATACACCAGTGTCGAACAGGATCCGGTTGCGGCTGGCCGGGAGCTGAAGGTTGAAGCCGTGTTGGACGGAAACATCCATCTCGTCGGCGAACGAATCCGGGTGACGGTGCAGCTTGTGAGTGTGGCAGATGGCCGTCATCTCTGGGCTGACAAATTTGATGAGCAATTTACCAACATTCTCTCGGTGGAAGACTCGATCTCAGACCGACTGGCAACGGCGCTTGCACTGGAACTCACCGGAGAAGAACGCAAGCTGCTGGCACGGCGATACACCGACAATGTTGAGGCATACCAGCTTTATCTGAAGGGCCGGTATTCCTGGGACAAGCGGACCTCGGAAGGAGTGAAGAAAAGCATTGAGTATTTCGAGCAGGCAATTAAAAGTGACCAGAATTATGCCCTGGCCTATGCCGGCCTGGCTGATTCGTATTCAATGCCCGATCTCTCCGGGCTGCCGCCAGTGGATTCCTACCTGAAAGCAAAGACAGCGGCAACCAGGGCCATTGAGATTGACGAAGGGCTGGCTGAAGCTCACATCTCGCTGGCGTACCTGAGAATGCGGCATGAATGGGATTGGAGAAGTAGCGAAACCGAACTCAAACGCGCGCTGGACCTCAATCCCGGCATTGCCAGGACTCACCACTTATACTCGATCTATTGTGAATTAATGGGGCGGCCAGACGAAGCCATTCGAGAAATGAAACGTGCCCAGGAGCTGGATCCACTTTCGCTGGTGATGAACCAAAACCTTGGGGCCCGTTTCTATTTTGCGCGTCAGTACGATCACTCCATCGCGCAATTACGGGCAACGCTTGACATAGACCCTGGCTACGGTGAGGCCCACCTTGGGCTTGGGCAAGCTTATGTGCAAAAGGGAATGTACCCGGAAGCTATCCTGGAGTTTCAAAAGGTAACCCAGTCAGGCGACGAACCGTGGGTTTTAGGGTCGCTCGGTCATGTCTATGGGATATCTGGAAATCGTGGAGAAGCGCAGAAGCTACTTGAGCAGTTGAAAAAGCAATCAACGCGAAGTTATTTTCCGCCAGAAGAAATCGCAAAAATCTATATTGGCCTGGGAGAAAAAGATCAAGCGGTGGCCTGGCTTGAAAAAGCCTTCGAGAAGCGCTCTGACCATCTGGTTTTTGTTAAAGTGGACCCGGTCTGGGACAGTCTCCGCGCCGATCCGCGATTTAGCAGCCTGATGCAACGTATCGGCCTTGCATTGTGATTTGGTTAGTATCCAGGAGGTACAATGGACATCTCGCCAATAATTCTTGAAGGCTGGTACGTCCGACTGGAACCCCTTTCACCAGCCCATGAGGAATTACTCATCGCGGCTGCCGGCGATGGCGAACTGTGGAACTCAACTGTGACCATCGTGCCTGATCAAACCAACATGGCGGGCTACATTGCGGAAGCGCTCCAGGCCCAGGCCCAGGGGGTTCACCTTCCATTTGTCATTATCCGAAAACCATCGGGTCAGGTTGTTGGAAGCACCCGGTTTTATAACATTGATCAGAATAACCGGGGCGTGGAAATCGGATACACCTGGCTGGCGGCGAGTGCCCAGCGCACCAGTGTGAACACCGAAGCCAAGTTGCTGCTGCTGACCCACGCCTTTGAGGTTTGGAGGTGTATTCGGGTCGCATTCATTACCGATGTGCTCAATCACCAGTCGCGGGCAGCCATTGTGCGACTTGGCGCCAGGGAAGAAGGCATCCTCCGCAATCACCTGGTGATGCCCAACGGTCGGTTTCGGGATTCAGTCTCGTTGAGCATCATCGAATCTGAATGGCCGGAGGTCAAAGCCCGGCTTGAAGCGAAATTAAACCCAACTGGGGATGCAGCAAAGTAGGGATTTTCAGAAGAAGAAACCACGGAATACACGGAACATACAGACAAGAAATCCAAATTTTTCAATGATTTCTGAGTTTCCAATGAAACACTAACCAGGGAAAAAAAGGCAATAGATAGGTGAGACGATGATGGATACCTTTTCCCAACACATCACGATGCGGCCTGCGGAAGCCGACGATCTTCCACATTTGGAAGCCGTTCGGCAGGCTGCCTTTGTTCCCGTGTTTGCTTCTTTTCGGGCAATCCTGGGTGAGGAAATCTACACTCTGGCCCAGGCCCGCGATGATGAGACGCACGACCAGTTTCTGGTTTCCCTGATGGCACCTGATTCGGGGTGGGAAATCTATGCGGCTGAACAAGCGGGTGTCGTGGTGGGCTTTGTTTCCATGAAACTCAACCTGGAAACGCACGTTGGCGAAATCGGACTCAACGCGGTTCATCCGCACTCTGCTGGACAGGGCATTGGGACCGCCATGTATGACTTCGTTCTGGCACGAATGAAGGAAGCCGGAATGCAGGTTGCAACGGTTGCCACTGGTGCGGACCCAAGTCATGCGCCAGCGCGCCGGGCCTATGAGAAAGCGGATTTAGGGTGCAAATTCCAAGTGTGTGGCTCTACCGCACGCTGTGACCTGCGGAGTTCGTTTCTGACAAAGGCATCCAGGCTGACTTGCCTCAGTCGCTGTGCCTTTTTCTAAAATTCTATAGTTATTTGAGAAAGTCTGATTATTATATGGCAGGTTCGCGCTAATGTTATACCATTCTGGAATGAAAAACTCGTATTAGTGAGTAGTTAAGTAACTCAAAGAAATGGAGTTAGTGAACTACTGACTACAAACTGGTATAAGACACATTTTCAATATTTGGATGAGCATTATGAAAACCAGGCCGTTGCAGGTGCTCTTGAGTATCCTGTTGATCATCTTTTCTGTCCAGGCGGTGGCTCAAACGCCACAATCCCCGCCACAAGGGAATGAAGAAGAGCCCACACTCCGAATTGGAACAGATTTGCTTCAGATTGATGCAGTGGTCACCGATAAGCAGGGACGCCCGGTTGATCATCTGAAGCTGGAAGACTTCGAACTGCTTGAAGACGGAAAACCTCAAGCAATCGCCTTTTTTTCCGTGATGAAAAGCGGTGCTCCATTGAACCCAACGGGCGTGAAGTCAGATCCGGGCCAGCCTCGCTCAACTGATATTCCGGCTGTCGGAGAAAATCCAGGCCGGACCCTGGTGCTCATGGTTGATGATCTGCACATTGCTTCGGCACATATGCCGGGCGTCAAAAAGCAGCTCCTCAAATTCATTGATGAAAGTGTCGCGGACGGAGATCGTGTCGCGATTGTTGCGACCAGCGGCGGACCTGGGTTTTTGCAACAGCTCACCGCTGACCGCCGCGTGATGAAGCTCGCCGTCAACCGAATCAGTTCCTTGACCAGGACGTCAACACAGCCGGGCGACCCCACCCAGATGACCGAATATCAGGCCCAAAAGATCCTTGAAGGAGACCTGCCGGCAAAAGATTTGGCCATAACGACCTATCTTCGCAATACTGGCGATCCGCTTCCTCGGGCAGCCGTCGAAACAATCGTCGAATCAACCGCACGTCAGATTGTAACGAGCATCACGATACTGACCAGCGCGACCCTGACCACCATGAGAAACGCGATTACCTCGGTCAAAAGTATACCGGGGCGTAAAGCCATGCTGCTGGTTTCAGACGGTTTTCAGCTTGAGTTGCGCGAGGCCAGTCACGGCGCCGAGATGAATCGCGTGATTGACGCCGCGACCCGAAGTGGAGTCGTGATCTATTCGCAGAGCAGTGCTGGCCTGGTCGCGCTCAGCCCGTTTGGTGGCGACATCAGCAACAGCGGCGTTTTAGACCCAACCGGCGTGGCGCACAGTCTGGCAACCCAATCGCTCAACGCCAGCACGTCGGCGCTCCGCACGCTCGCGGCGGAGACGGGAGGCACCGCAACGCTCAATACCAATGATCTTCAATTGGGATTTCAGAAACTCGTCGAAGACAGCCGACTGTACTACATTCTGTCTTACTATCCTGAAAATACCGCTCGCGACGGGAAACTTCGCACCATCGAAGTTCGCCTGAAAAAGCCAAACGACCTGATTGTGAAAGCCCGCAAAGGGTACCTGGCGCCCTCCGATACAAAACCTGAAGACGCTGCGAACAAGAAAGAACCCGCCAGGAAAGAAAAAGGGAAAGAAGGGAAGTCATCCAACCCGAAAGCTCCCGCCGATCCGGTTGCTGAAGCGATTCAAAAAGCGCTTTATTCCATTGTTCCGCTTGAAGGACTGCGCCTGAAAGTGACTGGAGCGTTTCTGGCTGGAGAGCGCGAAAAAGAAAACGCGACGGTTTCCCTGGCGATTCATCTTCCACTGGTTGCTTTCGAGAAAACCGGAACCCACCGGCGCAATACACTGACGGCGGTGCTGACTGTGCTGGCTCAGGACGGAACGATCATTGAAGCGACCGACAACAAGTTGCAACTCAACTTCGAAGAGCGGAACTTTGAAAAAGCTTCGAAAGGCTGGTTTGTCTTTGGTAAAAAGCTGAAGCTCAAACCCGGTTTTTACAACCTCCGGTTTGCCGTTCGCGATCCGATGAGCGACCGTATCGGGAGTGTTTCCGAGTGGGTTGAAATTCCCGATCTGTCCCAGAAACAACTGGCGATGAGCAGCATCGTGATGTTGCGCGAAGATCCTTCCAGGACTCCGCCCAAAACCAGTGTTGCCGGTGACGCCCCTCTGGTTGGAAGTGATAGCCGGTTGCAGGCGCTCCGCATTTTTTCGGAGAGTTCGACTCTGGGATTTCTGAGCTATGTTTACAATGCGACTCCAGGTCACGATTTAATGCTTCAGATTCAAGTCTTGCGCCATAATTCGCCGATCTTCACGGCGCCATTGCGACCTGTCAAAGGAGCACCGGACAACTTTGACCGAATTGCCTGCGGAGCGAAAGTGCCGCTGGCTGGGTTCCCGCCCGGACGCTACGTCTTGAGCATCACTGTCACCAACGGCACAAACGCAAAACAATCGGCTCAGCAGCAACAGGATTTCACGATTGAGTAAGCTCAATCTGTCCATCTGATTACTGTTGAAGGTTGTACCCGGAGCTGGTTCTGGGATTGAGTTGCTCTCGAATGATTTTGTTACTAATCTCCGGTTACACAACAAAGCCCTAAACAAATCCTTCACGCACCTGGTTATCGCCTCGCTGATGCATAATTGCGAGATAATCTGTTTTTTGCACAACCTGGAGGGAACTATGCAATCAATTCAGGAAGATATGGTCGAGCTTCGGAGACAACTCAAAATCGGGACGATACAGAAGGCATACAGAGCACTTCTCAGCTACATGATGGCGCTGCAAGCACGGTTCAAAAGCAGATATCCGAGCTACTCGATTACAGGGCTCTATCACGGATATCTGGATATATCTTACTTTGCCGTCATCCCGCCATCGTTCAAGCATCGTGGTTTGAAGATCGCAATCGTCTTCAACTATGAAGCGTTCAGATTCGAAGCCTGGCTTGCCGGAACCAATCGGCAGATTCAACGGAAGTACTGGCAGGTAGTCAGGAACGGCCAATGGCCCGAATACCGAATTATGACACCCGGAAAAGGTGTTGACTCGATCATTGAGTGCAATCTGGCCGAAAGCCCTGATTTTGGTGACCTTGACAATCTAACTGCAAGGATCGAAAAGAACATAATCGAGTTCATTGATACCGTTGAAAGATTCCTCTCTGATCAGGAGACTTTGTGAAGCAGCTATCTGGTCATCGGGTATGGCAACTGTGGCAATTTCTGCTTCCTATCAACTTCGGTTGAACCGTCACCGCAACCCTGAACCCTAAATAATTATGATCATCGCTCTGGCATCGCCCGCTGTCGCTACGACCCTTGATGATGGGTTGGAAAAAGTAAAACGGTATCTGTCTGAAGCTTCCACCCAGGGAGCCAAAATTGTCTGTTTCCCAGAAGCCTATCTCCCAGGTTTGCGCGGGCAGGATTTCGACGTCTTCCCTTTTGATCAGGCCGAACAGGAACGTGTCCTCCAGACGGTATCGCAATGGTCAAAAACCTATGCCATTGCCACAATTCTTGGAATGGAACGGCTTACGGCGACTGGCCGCCAAATTGTGGCCTGCGTGTTTGACACCGACGGGCAAATCCAGGGCTTTCAAACCAAGAATCAGATTGCTCCGACTGAAGATGAGTTCTATGTGCCGGGCACGACTCGTCAACTTTTCGAAGTCAACGGAACAAAGTTTGGCATTGCGATTTGTCATGAAGGCTGGCGCTATCCCGAAACTGTTCGCTGGGCGGCGGTCCGGGGTGCCAAAATCGTCTTTCACCCGCAGCATACTGGAAGCACTCGCGAAGGCGTTCGACTGACGGAATGGGGTTCGGCTGAGGCGCCGTACTACGAAAAGGCGATGGTGATGCGCAGCATCGAGAACACGATCTATTTTGCGAGTGTCAACTACGGGCTGCCGTTCCAGGAATCAGCGACCTGCGTCATTACTCCATCGGGCGAGTGCCAGGCATTTTTGCCTTATGGTCAGGAAGGCGTACTGGTCCAGGCCATCAACCTTGACGAAGCGACCGGACTGATTGCCCGGCGGTACGCTCCTGAGCGATACAAGGAAGGGAAACTGGAGTGAGCGACCAGATGAAATTCCAGTACATCCTTCACCGGGCAGGTTGGGCAACGGCGATTCTTTCGTGCCAGGACCAGACCATTGAAATGACAGTTTCATACCTGCACGACTCGCTCCGGAATCTTGCCTCGGCAGTAATTGCACTTTTGAATGGAGCAACTGAAGTCAGTGTTATCTTTATGGATGAACCGGGCGAACATCGTCTAGTTCTTCGACGAAAAGATCAGACAACTGTTTCCCTGGAGGTTCGCTGGTATGAAGACTGGTACAGTTGGGGGATCGGCAGCTCTGATTTTGAAACACTTTTGTCTGGAGTTACTCGACTGACCCACCTTCGCGGGCAGGTTTTATCAGCAATGAAACAAATTTTGGATGAGCATGGCGAAATCGGGTACAAACAGAAGTGGTGCTTGCACGAATTCCCAATGGAGGAGCTTCGTCAGTTGCAAGCCAGCTACCGGCGTTCAGCAGATGGTTTCTGTTCAGAGTTCAAGCTTTAGCTTGGCCAAACTGTGGAGTGTGACAGGCGAAATCTTATGTCCAAACTTCCTTCATCAGTTGCTACCTTTCTCAGCCACCATGCAATTGCTGTCGCTGGTGTGTCCAGAGATTCCACCCAACCCGCAAATGCTATTTTCAGAAGGCTCAAGGAGTGTGGCCATCTTGTGTTTGCCGTCAACCCAAAGGCTGAACAGGTGGAAGATGGGCCGTGCTATCCCAACCTCCGCTCACTTCCTCAACCAGTTGGGGCTGTCGTCATCGCAACCCACCCGAACGTCTCAGCCCAGGTAGTGCGTGAATGCGCCGAGCTAGGAATCCGGCATGTCTGGTTTCATCGGTCGTTCGGAGAGGGAAGTGTGTCGGAAGAAGCCATTCGCGAATGCCAGGCAAATGGGATCGAGTGTATCGTCGGAGGCTGCCCGATGATGTACTGTGGTCACGTAGATTTTGGCCATCGGTGTATGAAGTGGATCCTCAAGTTTCAACATCGTGTTCCGGGATGAATGGCAGAATCAGAGTTGATGGTAAATAATGCAGAGCCCATACTGGGAGAGTTAATCCCTTCGTGAACCGTGAGGCACCCATGACCCGAGAAATAGTTGAGCAACCGTTAGCAATGTTCTTACCTGTGGCTCTGGATGTGCATTCGGTACAGTTGAGTGACGAACAATTTCATCAGCTTTGTCGAGATAACAGAGATCTGAGATTCGAACTCACCGCCAAAGGAGAACTCATCATCATGCCTCCAACTGGCGCCTTAACCGGATGGCGCAATGCAAAGCTTACTTACCGCCTGACGGCCTGGGCTGACGCTGATGGAACCGGACTCACGTTCGATTCTTCAACTGGATTTACTTTGCCAAACGGGGCCAAGCGTTCACCTGATGCCGCCTGGATCAAACGCGAACGGTGGGAGGCACTGACCGAAAAAGAACAGGAAGGGTTTGCTCCTCTGTGTCCTGATTTTGTCGTGGAGCTGCGTTCGCCCGAAGATTCACTTTCAATCCTTCAAGAGAAAATGGTCGAATACCAGGAGAATGGCGCTCAGTTGGGACTCCTGATTGATCCCAAAGCAAAACGAGTGTATGTCTATCGGCCAGAACAGACGGTTGAAGTTCTTGAGAATCCAGAAGCCGTTTCGTGTGACCCGCTTTTGCCAGCATTTACTTTAAGTTTGAAAGACATCTGGTAAGTGGGCGGCTACTCAAAAATGGCTTCAAGCAAAGGAGATCGTGTATGAACTGGCAAGATCTATCGGCTATGTCGCCCTATCAAACCGCGTTGGAAATTGAAGCCGAGTTAGCCAAAGGAAACATCACCGAAGCCTCCGCTGGCTTAAAGGAGTTAATCGAAGCCTTGGGACGATCAGAAAAACGCGCCTTAAAAAGTCAGCTCATTCGGTTAATGGCCCACATCATCAAATGGAAGACCCAGCCGGAAAAACGATCACGCAGTTGGGTGGCAACCATTGGCAATGCCCGCGAAGAAATCGCCGATATTCAAGAAGAAACCCCCAGTCTGACCAACGACGTCGTCCGGGAGATGTGGGGAAAATGCTTCCAAGCAGCAAAACGGGATGCCGAAGCGGAAATGAACCAGGAAACGTTGCTTTCTGAACTTTCGTGGGGAGATGTGTTTGAGGCAGAGTATAAAAAATGAATAAAGCGAATGACGCCTCAAAATGCTATCAGGACTCAGGTCCTTGATACCCTTCAGCAAATTTGATTGCCCAGTCATATTGTTTTTTCATCTCCGGCACTGGCCAATCCCTGGCCTTGCTTATCACCTCAAAGGCATCGTTGACGTTCATCCCATCCAAAATCAGGACACATCCGGCGAGCAATGCCGACCGACCAATCCCCGCATAACAGTGAATGGCGACATTTTTTCCTTCTAACAGAAACCCGTGAAGCTGCTGAATCACTCGGGCCGTGTCTGGCATGGAATCCGGAATAAAATGATCAACAATAGGGTGCGAGATGAAGGTGATGCCTTGTTCACGGCACAGGTCGGGCTCTGCCATCAAGCCTTGCGCCAGCACTTCAGGTTGTGTCAAACACGAAACTACAATATGAATGTTTTCAGCCGCGAACCGGGCAATTTCAGCTTCGAGAAACATGCCGCCTCTGGGACGTGGCATAATTGCCAGCCGTCCACCGCCGACGTGTGTGATCCAGAAAACTTTTGAATTCATAGAATTAAAATGAGGTTTCAATGACAAGCCAATGTGTCTTTTGTGATATCGTCAATGGCAGTCAACCTGCCAGCATTGTCTTTGAAGATGAATTCACGCTGGCATTTATGGACATTCGTCAGTTTCATGCGGGTCATGTCCTGGTCATACCACGGCAGCATTTCAATGATGTTCGGGAATTGGATCGTGAAACAGGTGCGGCCTTGATGCACACTGTGTCACGCCTCACCCGAGCGGTTGGACTGGCTTTCCCAAATGACGGCTTGAGTCTCTGGCACTCCATCGGCCCCGCGGCGTTCCAGGAAGTGCCGCATTTGCACATCCACATTCACCCACGGCTCCCGGACGATAACTTCCTGCGTGTCTATCCCGGCAATCCTCCAGGTTCAGATCAAGCAACCCGTGACCAGTATGCTGAACTGGTCCGCGCACGGCTGGATTTGTGAAAAAACCTTCGGGCTGAAAACCTCGGGCTGAAGACTTCAGGCTGAAGAAGTTGGGTAATTCAGCCCCAAGCCCGTTGTTTTCAGCCTCCTGCTTTCACGGTTTCACCTTCTTCAGATTTCATTGCTTCGGCACTGCGCAGGCCAAACAAACCCAAAATCAGTACTGCGGCGAGACAGGCAACCGAGCCGCTGTAAAACGGCGCGTGCGGACCAAAGTGCTTGAAGGAAAATCCACCCCAGGCCGGGCCAAGAATCCGACCAAAGCTTGAAATCGAAGACGACACACCGATGACTTTGCCCTGTTCGCTGGCCGAAGTACGGCGGGAAATCAATGCCAACGCGGTTGGCGTCACCAGTGCCGTGCCAATTGCCAAACTTCCGGTGAAGACATAGAGCCCGAAATTCATATGGGCGAAGGTCAATAAGGTCATGCTGCTCCCAAGGATACACAAACCCGCCAGTAAAACTGGTGCTTCACCAAAGCGTTTGACCAGTGGCCGAATGAGTCCTCCCTGGACCAGAGTGGTGGTAAATCCCATAAAGGCAAAGAGATAAGCGGTTCTTTCCTCGGTATAATGGACCTGGACTTTGGTAAACAGTGGCAGCATCGCCATATACAAAATCGAAGCCACGGTCATCAGGAAAGCGACAACCAGCAAGCTATTTAACTGTGGGTTGTGGAAGGCTTCAAGGATGTTCGAGAGCCGTGATGAAGTATGTTCCGTCGAAGATGCTGATTTATTAGGGATGCGGACTTCAGGGAGCAAGAGCCACATGGCGACCATATTGGAAAAAGCCAGGGCGGCAGCCACAAAGAATGGTGTTGCCACTCCGAAATGGCGGGCAATGATGCCGGAAATGGCAGGCCCAAAGGTGTATCCCAGTCCAATTGCCGCTCCGACCATGCCCATTCCTTGAGCCCGGTTCTCAGGTTCAGTAATATCGGCGACATAACTTTGAGCGGTGGCAATGTTGGCGCCGGTAATTCCATCCAACGCACGTGCCACAAACAGGACCATCAGCCCAATTCCGATTGCCGATGAGGCCAGTCCGGTGAGCAGTGCGGCCAGACTGGTGCCAAGCATGCTGTAGACCAGTACTGGTTTGCGGCCAACACGATCTGACCAGAGTCCCAACCACGGCGCCGCCAGCAATTGAGTAAAGGAATAGGTCGAAAGCAGCAGACCAATCGTCAATTCGTCGGCTTGAAAGCGGAGGGCATATGTGGGGAGAATTGGAATCACCATTGCCCAACTCATGGTGTCAATGAACACAACAAAAAAAATCAGCAGCATCGGGACGTGGTGGCGGGTAAATTTAAACTGAACCATAGCTTATGAGGGCCTGGGGCTGAGGGCCTGGGGAAACTCCAATCCTTCTAACCCGTTCGCTTTTGCCAATGTGGGGCAATGATTTATAACTGGCTTCAATACAAGGTTTTAGATAGGACAAGCAGGTTATGAGTCAAGGAATCTGCCAGTTTAGCCTGAATGTTTTTGAAACTGCAAACCAGTTGAGTTTTGCGATTTGAACCCGTTTTCTTCAGCCCTGAGCCCCAAGCCCTGGTTTTCTCAGTCCCAGTTTAAGACGGAGACAGGCTTCGTTCCTGAGCTGCCGCCGTATAGTGGTTTTTCATAAACCATTGAACGATCACCCAGGCCAGACCTGGAAGCATCAGATAGACCCCAATCCCGCTGGCAATCATGCGGGGTGAAAACTGGCTATTATCCACCAGCCATCCAACCGTGTAATTTGAAATGGCGCCGGCCAGCGTCAGCAGTCCCCATTCAAGGGCAAACACTCGACCGCGAAACTCATCGGGGACGCTTAACTGGAGCAATACCGTACTGTTCACCCATTGAATACTTCCGCCGATATGGGCTCCGACCAGCAGGCACATGGCCACCGGTAAACTTGGTGCCTGGCCGAAAAGAACATAAAAAGAACCATAAATGAGAAAGGCCCAGCCAATTCCTCGACGAAGCATCACTGGTGTTTCGCCGCCGACCCGGCGGGCAATCACTGGTCCCAGAGCCGTGCCCAATCCCCGAGCGGCATACAGCAAGGCAATGGCGGTTCCAGTTTTCCCAATCGGAAACAGCCGTTGTCCAAAGATGGTAAACAACACCAGAAAGCCTCCGCCAAGGCTGGCCGAAGTTTTCACCAGCAGGTACGAGAGCACGACGGGTCGCTGCCAGACATAGGCCAACCCGGCGCCTAATTCATTCAGGCTCGACCGGATACCAAAGGCTTCCTGTCTGGCCTTGAATTGTTCGACGGAGAGGTGTTCGGTCCGAACATAACTTTTGATTTGCCAGATGAAGTAGGCTGAGCACAAAAACGAAAGCGAATCCAAAACGAAGGTTGCTTCACGCCCCACGGCCAGCGTGATGAAACCGCCAACTCCGGCGCCGATGGCCAGTGTCATTGACCAGGTAAGAGAAGAAAGCGCGTTTGCCGTGAACAACTCTTCACGTTTGCAGAGCGACGGCAAGAGTGCCTGGCGGGCTGGTTCAAACAGGGCGCTCATCACATCGGTCATGCCAACGACGACATACACCATCCAGACGTGTTCCGGTCGCCGCACCAGCAATAATCCTAAAACCGTCACTGCCCGCATCAGGTCCGCAAAGATCATGATTGCCCGGCGTGGAAACCGGTCGGCAATCACACCCGAAATGGGACTCAAGACAAAGTAGGGCAAGAATTGCAGCACAATCACCCAGGCAACAGCGCGACCAGAACCAGTCAATGATTCCACCAGCGAATACATCGCGGCTGAATACAACCAGTCACCCATTTGACTGATCACCTGTCCCAACCAGAGCCGGCGGTAATTCGGATTTTGTTTCAGCAGTTGAAGGTAAGAGAGTGAAGCCATTGAGATGAATGAAGAATGAAGAATGAAGAATGAAGAATTGAGAATGAAGAATTGAGAATGAAGAATGAAGAATTGAGAATGACCTGAATTTTGCCAAAAATAGGAACACCTTGCTCAAAGATCAGTACCCACCAGGTCGGATACGTCTCGCACAGGGGAATCTCAGCGAGCCGTGCGTGGAATGAAAATTCACCAGGGTCTCCCTTGTCACACCCGCCAAACCGACTTCACACCTGCCTTTATGTCCTTTATGTCCTTAATTTCTTCATTCTTCATTCTCAATTCTCAATTCTTCCTTCTTTTGACAATTGGGGCAAAAATAGGTTGAGCGTTGACCTTGCCGGATGCGCTCAATCAGGGTTTCACAGCGCCAGCATGGCTCGCCTTCGCGGTCATAGACGGCCAGTGCTTCTTCGAAGGCGTTCCCAAAATAACCGCCTGTAATGTCTTCAGGGTTGGTGTGGATGGTGCTTCCGGCTTCAATGGCGGCTTCCAAAATGGCCTGAATCGCCGGATGAAGATCTTCAAGCTGGGTTGGAGTCACTTTGCTGGCAGGGAGTTC
This genomic window contains:
- a CDS encoding Uma2 family endonuclease, with amino-acid sequence MFLPVALDVHSVQLSDEQFHQLCRDNRDLRFELTAKGELIIMPPTGALTGWRNAKLTYRLTAWADADGTGLTFDSSTGFTLPNGAKRSPDAAWIKRERWEALTEKEQEGFAPLCPDFVVELRSPEDSLSILQEKMVEYQENGAQLGLLIDPKAKRVYVYRPEQTVEVLENPEAVSCDPLLPAFTLSLKDIW
- a CDS encoding DUF29 domain-containing protein, yielding MNWQDLSAMSPYQTALEIEAELAKGNITEASAGLKELIEALGRSEKRALKSQLIRLMAHIIKWKTQPEKRSRSWVATIGNAREEIADIQEETPSLTNDVVREMWGKCFQAAKRDAEAEMNQETLLSELSWGDVFEAEYKK
- a CDS encoding dual specificity protein phosphatase family protein, producing the protein MNSKVFWITHVGGGRLAIMPRPRGGMFLEAEIARFAAENIHIVVSCLTQPEVLAQGLMAEPDLCREQGITFISHPIVDHFIPDSMPDTARVIQQLHGFLLEGKNVAIHCYAGIGRSALLAGCVLILDGMNVNDAFEVISKARDWPVPEMKKQYDWAIKFAEGYQGPES
- a CDS encoding HIT domain-containing protein, with the translated sequence MTSQCVFCDIVNGSQPASIVFEDEFTLAFMDIRQFHAGHVLVIPRQHFNDVRELDRETGAALMHTVSRLTRAVGLAFPNDGLSLWHSIGPAAFQEVPHLHIHIHPRLPDDNFLRVYPGNPPGSDQATRDQYAELVRARLDL
- a CDS encoding MFS transporter, producing MVQFKFTRHHVPMLLIFFVVFIDTMSWAMVIPILPTYALRFQADELTIGLLLSTYSFTQLLAAPWLGLWSDRVGRKPVLVYSMLGTSLAALLTGLASSAIGIGLMVLFVARALDGITGANIATAQSYVADITEPENRAQGMGMVGAAIGLGYTFGPAISGIIARHFGVATPFFVAAALAFSNMVAMWLLLPEVRIPNKSASSTEHTSSRLSNILEAFHNPQLNSLLVVAFLMTVASILYMAMLPLFTKVQVHYTEERTAYLFAFMGFTTTLVQGGLIRPLVKRFGEAPVLLAGLCILGSSMTLLTFAHMNFGLYVFTGSLAIGTALVTPTALALISRRTSASEQGKVIGVSSSISSFGRILGPAWGGFSFKHFGPHAPFYSGSVACLAAVLILGLFGLRSAEAMKSEEGETVKAGG
- a CDS encoding MFS transporter, yielding MASLSYLQLLKQNPNYRRLWLGQVISQMGDWLYSAAMYSLVESLTGSGRAVAWVIVLQFLPYFVLSPISGVIADRFPRRAIMIFADLMRAVTVLGLLLVRRPEHVWMVYVVVGMTDVMSALFEPARQALLPSLCKREELFTANALSSLTWSMTLAIGAGVGGFITLAVGREATFVLDSLSFLCSAYFIWQIKSYVRTEHLSVEQFKARQEAFGIRSSLNELGAGLAYVWQRPVVLSYLLVKTSASLGGGFLVLFTIFGQRLFPIGKTGTAIALLYAARGLGTALGPVIARRVGGETPVMLRRGIGWAFLIYGSFYVLFGQAPSLPVAMCLLVGAHIGGSIQWVNSTVLLQLSVPDEFRGRVFALEWGLLTLAGAISNYTVGWLVDNSQFSPRMIASGIGVYLMLPGLAWVIVQWFMKNHYTAAAQERSLSPS